From Quercus robur chromosome 8, dhQueRobu3.1, whole genome shotgun sequence:
ttaaatatgaaaaaactCATTTAAATTTTTGCCATAAAATAACTCAAATTGTATCCAACTCTGGTATttaatatcttttcttttactacatattattattaaaaatgtcCCGATAACTAAACTCATCCACCCATTAATTCTAGAATTGTATGAAtattccttaaaataaaaatcaaggaATTTGATAAAGAAATTTACTTGGATATATAAATGAACATTCCAGTCGTGTTTGTCAGAGATCCTGCACTTCATAAGTTCCATTCTTGTTCGAGACATGTATGGGTTTCCTTTCCAGAAGGCATAGGGTTTTCTATCCTTCCATTCGATCCTTTTATTGCCTTCTTTTAGGGCCTCCAACGTAGTTCTCCATGGCTTTATATCAATCTCAGGCCtaacaaaggaaaatttttgttaattatttttttgaaccaaaaaaaaaaaattattataattatgaaTCATATGAGAAAACAAAGGAGTGCAACtcctattataatttttattattattttagaataaCCACCTGTACAAGCTGAATCatatgaaaaaacaaagaagtatAACCctttttttacaagtttactTAATTAGATCAGTAAGCCTATAATTATAGAGAAATgttatccacaatattttcacaacactttcacaacaaatcctagatagtaaattattattgattgtTACAggtgagcaaaaaagtaatttaagttgtaaattcaaattagaaccaataacaacttaccacatatgatttattataaaaatattatggacataacGGTTCTCATAATTATAACATCAGACCATCTTGCAAAACTATTCTCCTTTTATTGGACAGTGCAAAGAAAGGCTACCTTCACCTTGATTCATCAAATCCTATTAACTTTGGGAATAAACAATATATCTTTTAGGCCAGAACATCCAAAGGGAGGAATACACAGTATATACACTGTATATTACTAAATCAtacctaattaaaaaaattattggatatATCTCCTTGTAGTTGGAGaacataattctttttttaaaatcagattgaaataaataattaaccATATTTATTTGAtgttgtagggtcacgtttttcaggCCAGGCCCAAGATGCATGGGACCTTAGACCAATGAGCctggtacaatgaatttgtagagagtgggtcaaagagctaGGTTTTAGTGTATGGACAATGGTAATCACGGTGTTCTTCATGGACCGAGTTTACCAGAGAGGATTGGTCCTCGGCGCGATCCGGGGAGCTTTTTCTGGTGCCTTTGATGTGATGAGGGGTCTCAGCCCCGCCCTTCTGTCTCCTTGTCCTctctttttatagtagtttcctcCCTTCTGAATGGGGTTCCTtgggtaggtacttgtcccatcagcccttccctCTAGTTGTTGAGAAtggttgtaaaggcagaaaagCATAGCTATGTGAAACACAAGGCACTAAGTGCAGTCATGGCAGCTTTTCCCTCTGACATTTCCATTTTCTCCGTTgtccttttttgttttagtacttttcctatTCCGTGAAACGATTTGGAGTGCTGCTACCAGTGGCAGGTTGTCTCCTTTATCCTCGACTACATCCATGTCGAGGAGGATTCTCCACATGGCCAAGGAGGATTCTCcgcatggccgaggaggggtttttcctCCCCATGGTCAAGGAGGGGTTTTCCCTTGGGCTAGGCGTTTGGCCCAACGTAGACATTGACATGGGCCTactggtcttttaccccccacagaTGTATTATTCAATATATCAACAGCAACCATGCTATAAAGAAATTTTAGGGGTGTGAGTTTACGAGTACCTCATCTTATGGGTATTAATCACATGTTTGTGTGATTTACAAGTGTATGTTTAGACGCGAAATTGTGTTGTATACATTCATTATATAAATACTTTTTGTCGCATTCCTCTTTTTGGAGGAAATATTTGCTATTTTCATTACATACTACTGGTCTCTCAAAACTTGTAAACCCCAATAGTGTATGAGGATCACTTCTTGTGAGAGTCCTACTATAtgtatttgataatttgatatatgtaACCACCCTCACATGGGTTGAATACATGgtattctattttgtatatatgtaGCAAAAACACCCATGCTCCGAGTAACTTTTGCAATCAAACTGTAATTTTTCTTAGAagtaaattgtaattaaatttgaaaaggaATTGAAACTTACCAACCCCAGAAGGACCAATCAGGGAAGACAATGTCTAGTGTTTCATCATCATTACAATAATGGAACACCGGTGGCACCGACGTGGCTTTAGGCCCTTGGTGGTCACGTTTTTTAATCACGGTTTCGTCTCCACACCAAAACATCAGCTCCAAATCTGGTACCTTCCCAGGGTACAACCTCAGAAGCTGCAAAATTCCCCATATTGTAAAGACATCCCTAGTTTGATATGACCCCTTATATTTCTCAACATAAGCCTTTCCCTTTACAATAACAAGTCTAAAATTTGCATAAACTCTTCCACTTTCCACCATGTCCCTCGTGATTCCAGCACTCTTCCATGGCCGTAGATCTTCGTGAATCCACCGCATGTACTCTGGACATGCCACAGGGGATGATCCCTCCTTCTCAATTGTCACCGGGTAATTGGTTGGACATGTTAAGTTCAAATTGGAGCAATTGAATTTGAATGGAAACTCAACTTGGACAGAGGACTTTTTAGGACTTATTGTGGTTGCAAATGTCCTAAAGAAGTAGTTACCTGTTAAGgcagacttaaaaaaaaaatgaagaaacttataagaaaaatatatgcatTCTAATTGAAAATGCACAATTGAGAAAATGataaatgatatgtccacaacattttcagaacatttttacaacaagtCTTAAGTGTCAgattgttactagttgttattgtacatgttggggcaaaaaagtaatcttaatgataggttcaaatttgaaccaataacaatcaaTCACCTAtgattgttgtgaaaatgttgtaaaaatattgtgaatgtaataCATTTCAAATTAAAGATTGTACTTGTTTTCTTTAAGCGAAAAAGAAAGCACAAATTATAAGTTTAGTTTCAGCTAGTTATGACTGTTAATAGTTAGttctttaatttgaaattgaataaatttattgtatttcaCACTACAATTTAGGTTGGATGCTACCAAATCTGCTTATCACACCCTttcaaatcaagttttgaaaACAGGATTTTAGttctaattaattagccaaaggAAGTGGGGACCAATGTATTCAAAATCTCAAACTGAGCTTTCTCCAAGATCAACGATATTGAAAGTTTTGTAAATATAGGGGAATATACCTTGAATAATTCCTAGGTTAGCCAATGGCGTGTAGCCTATGAGTCttgattagcaaaaaaaataaaaataaaaaataaaacttcttTTAAGTAAAAGGGTGTGGTAGTCTAAAAGAATAGTACTAATTTATCCTTAGTCATAAGTCTAATCCAAGATGCCACTCGATTATGAaggccattaaaataaaatattatgtaaTAGATTATGGGAATTGGATTCTAAAAGCAATACAtactaatatttatatatatatatatatatatatatatatatatataatggctTTCAATTGTTTCTTTAGACTCAAGAAATTAAGAACGGAGCTAACCAATATTAACCAAAAGAACATTCACTCCCGACTAGCCatattatttttgggaaaattatacTAACTTctcctaaagtttttttttttttttttttttttttattgcactGATCTTTCCCTCTAATTTAAAATAAGACACTTACCTTTCCTAAATGgctaaaaaaatagttttaaaaaatcccataagaaaaggcttaaaaaaatcttgaatttcttatTAGGGGTTGAGTGGACTACAATTTAAGTAGAGGATAAAGTTTAAGACGTTTATAACCCCTTTCTGGTCATTTTGAGGGGAAgaggttatatatataatttgatagttttatggaaaattacactttatcactCTAAACTATACTCcaaattacactttgcatcttaaactttcaaaatgaaCAATTTGCACCTAAACTATAACTcatgttacactttgcaccatgTCGTTAATTCTACCATTATCTTGGATGGCATCATGTGAAAAAACTCAATTGTCCATCTTCTCAATCTCttaaaaataaaggagaaattATACTTTACGACTCTAAACTATACTTCCAatcacactttgcaccctaaactttgGTTTTCCATCCAAAATAACAGCAGAATTAGCAGCAGGATACAAAGTGTAACACATGTTATAGTTTATGGTGCTAACTAtgtattttaaaagtttagagTACAAAGTGTTGTTTGGAATATAATTTATAGTGGTAAAACCTATTATTTTAAACTAGATAAGAGTTAAGTAAGATAATGAAAAACCTCGGATGGAAGTTAGTGtaattttcctttacttttctaGTCAAATCACTGCAAGTCACTCATAAAAACCATATTGCATCCCATTAGTTTCCActcagcaagttttttttttttttttggataaccaCCACTGAGCAAGTTGATAAAAATGCTACAGCTGTTCTCCATAGTTAGTCTTGGCAATGATGGAACCTAGCTAAAAGACAGATTCAAATGGTCATTACTCATTAGACATTATCAAAAATAGCATGACTCATTACTCTAGTACCTTTTatccattttttatatattaattttaattttctcccTCTATTTCTATTCCTAAAAACCCAAGGTCCctttctctttaatttctctcttctcttcccaAAGCAATGATTGACTTCGGTCGTCGGTAGTCGTCGTTGTCGCCGATATTGGTGTTGGGTGGCCAAACGGCCCAAACTTGCCGAAGGGCAGGGCAAGATAGAAAAAACAGTAGATGTTTGGTTTAAATATAAAGATGAGATGTGAGTGATTTAGGACATGACTATCAAGAGTGGGCTTGATCAATATAGACAACAATAATCATACAGGTCTTTGGTTTATGACTTCGGAAAATGAGAAAACTCTGGACATTGTAACGAAGGTTATGGTCAACAACCACGTAAAACACCTCTATAacttttaaaaggaaaaagaaattgttattAACTATGTTAAtaagcaaagaaaaacaaacaaacttggGACTTAAGAGGATAATAGATAGCCTGGGAGGGACTTACCTTGTCAATCCAATAGACAAAGCTGATGACAAAGACGAAGATGAAAATAGTTATGGAGGCCCATCTCTTCCCATAAGACATCGAAAAATGACCACACAATGGAGCCCCTTGTGACCAAAACCCGAAAACCAAATGAAAACAAGTTCCcatatccatatatatatatatatatatatataacaaccaCCTAAATTTCTATCTCTTTGACTTGAAATAGTGATAAATGATAATGGTTTAGGTCGGTAAGAAAtttctaataatattgttaaagtgttgtgaaaatacatgtgggtgtaaaagtgttgtgaaaatatatgtactattatttaaacaacagtacCAAATAGGAGAATCAATTCTTTGTCCAAATTCGTCTTTTAACTTTTCTTCTAAAATCTGTGGCCATTAGACTTTCTAACAAGGCTGTCCATTTGGCTAGCTTGAAGTTTGATGTATGACTTAATTATCAGGCATAATATCTCATGCATTGAATCTTTCAATTtcctctcattttattttattttattttatttttttagaatttcaacttatggcgtccacttttaatcattttattttttattatcagaccaagacaccaatcaatttttagtgTAAACGGAAACTAAACCTCAGATTTTTCATTCAACCATAAGAGTCCATTTAGTTGGAGTAGTGGAAAAGTGAAAGGATAAAAAATGGTAGAgggtagaaaatattttaatttctctcttttttgattGGTTGGAAGTAGAAAAGTGGAGGTTTGAAAAAAGTGagtttatttaaatttactaatatacccttattaaaaaataatgcccaattaaaacaaaaaagtgacaaacgaccaaaaaaaaaaaagcaataacccaatttattaaaaaaaaaaaaaaaaaaaaaaaaaaaaaaacaacaacaacaactatcATGCCCACAGCCCaagaaatcaaaagaataaaaataaaaataaaaagaaaaagaaaaagaaagaaccgAACGAATTGCCCATGTACAAGTGCACATGGGCATTTTTATCAATCAAGATGTTTAGAATCCCCACCTAGTTTTCTCcccattttggggagaaaacatttttgtcttttttttaccTCCTCTCTTTCCAACCAAACACTCACcaaaaaatgtttaatcccccattttctctcctctttttttttttttttttcatcctacCTAAAATTCACtaaaccaaacataccctaaaagACTTTATTAATTGAGCTAACGAGAACTATGTCCtctcatttttatttagatGTAAGATACATAACATTTAAAATAAgagtttaaattctataaggccCTTGGTTTACACCCTCCAATACCATGATACCACATCAGTATTTCACAATGATACACAAATAAATGAATAGAACCTCTCACACACGATACTTCCTTCCTATTACAGAAAATCAGATcccattcaattaaaaaaccaaaGCTCCTAGCTTCCTATGATGGAAGGATGTCAACAGTAGGACCGTAGGAGAATGAGATGTAATGGAAGTAAAGGTTTCAAGCTAAACTCCAAAAGATTTTCAGTCTAGAAATTATGTGCAaggttcatttattttttcaagcTCTCAGATAAATGGAGATTTTCTTATGGGCAAGCTCTAAAATCGCTAAAGAAAGGTTTTGGCATAAATAGAATAAGTATGCGTTTGGATAGAAATTATTCTCCTTGCGTCTgcgttttgttttaatttttttttttttttttttgaccagcGCCTCttgcactattcatgggacatgaacagtgcattaaGGCAAATGTACAATGTTTGGGGGAGTGAACGGTaacccaaaaattattttttattgttttcagcaataagttttcagttttcagcaaaataagcgatatccaaacacaccctaagtaATAGTAGCATCAAAAGGAGTGACAGCAACTTCACCAACTCCAGCCTCCAGGGACCATCGTTTGGCAACGTAGGTGACATTTTGGGTAGAAACTTTGAGATTTGGCTTGTTTGATAAAgggattttggtttttgtattaaTGGAATTGGAGGGATGGGTTTAATGATCGCCTTTCAGATTCCAGTGGCGTCTTTGTGGGGTTGAAGGTGGTGGTCCTTCCACTGTAGGAGCAAGAGCTTTTAATTCAATAGGATTTGATTTTCTGTAACAGGGAGGAAATATTGTGTGTGGGAGGCTCTATTCATTTATTTGTAAAATGCTAATGTGGTGCCGCGGTATTGGAGGGGTAAACTAAGGGGTTTACACCAAGTCCTTTCCAAATTCGaactcttaaaataaatatcatataTTGTGTTTCACAAAATGGAAGGGAATTGGAGGGAATTGCAAGATTCCTATTTTGTCTCTGGTGATTAATagctttgcatttttttatttatttttaattgtgagAGACATTTAGTACTCATGCAAAATAATGggttaatattatataatatctttaatCTATCATCTCGTATATAATCATAATCTATAATTATATACATAAAGCCGAAGATGTTTGACTTTTGATTGATTTCTTAATATTTTGCTATATAAGCTTTTGTGACATCATTTATCTATGTTCTTTATATTAAaatgggtaaattacaaatGGCACCTCTAATGTTTGgaggtgtttgaattttacaccccgaagtttcagaatttggattttaccccatTAAGtttggagtgtttggattttacaccctcaaattttgaaactttagagtgtaaaatccaaacactcccaaactttagggaataaaatctaaacacccctaaaatttaggaggtaAAATACAAATTCTGAAAcattagggtgtaaaatccaaatactcccAAACTTCggggggtaaaattcaaattctgaaacttcatggtgtaaaatctaaacacctccaaactttagggctgtaatttgaaatttaacctattaaaattgaataagttttttgcatttcacATTACAATATAGGTTGGAAGATACCAAATCTGCTTATACATTgcttaaaagtttaaaaaacagatcatttgttctcaaaaacaagaaaaaaaaaatcttattggtAAATTCTTTTAGCAAGACGGAATAAAAAACTTCTTTAAGCAAAAGGTTTAGTCTACACAATGGTGCTAATTCCTCTTTTAGTAGTACAATTTAATCCAAGATGCCACTCAATTATGAAAGCCATTAaagaaatatattatatatgttaagTATTGGATTCTTACACTCCGTTTGTTTTGAAGttaatgttttctaaaaaaggagtcatttttcaaaatttattttttagaaagctatctcattttcctatgtttggtagtAACCTCAAAATGAGatagagttttttttaatagtttccATATTGCTTCTTAACTTCCTCTATTTAGCATGATGTgatacaaaatttttcttttaaaaacttttagcggaaaaaatctctaaaaagtAAGTCATACTTTTAATAAGAGTTTTCCATtaaccaaagatagttttccttttactaatattttctaatttcaCTAAACATTggaaaacatgaaaaacaatttttacaaaaaatttcctattgaaacaaacaaaaatacataCTCAAACTTATATCATGAGGGCTTTCAACCCTTTTTTTAGACTTAAGAATTAAGagtgaattatcaaaaaagagtTAAGAGTGagtctaaccaaaaaaaaaaacttttacacCAGACTAgtcatattatttttctagaaaaattaCATTGGCCTCCTCTAAGATTATTTGTTATTACATTTACCTCTcctaaaatgcaaattatttataatgacCTCCCCTAAAtagatgaaaaaatattttttttttaaatcccataaagaaaaggttttaaaattaaaaataataatttaaaaaaaaaaactcgaatTTCCTATTAGAGGGTGTGTGAACGACAATTTAATTGGAGGGTAAAATAGGAAAttccatatttatatatagtcaACCAATCTAGGCATTTGAGGGGAGGGGGGAAACtgataattatattttaaatgagtaaaaaaaaaaaaataagaagtgaGATATTGGATTCATTTTAAAAAGTGGATATgtgtttttttagaagaaaaaattggatagttaaaatagaaaaaaagtatatttttaatttaaatataattaaattttagaagTTGAGATATGAGTACTTCAAAATATGGCTATAAAGAGTGGGCCTAACCAGCATTGACCACAATCACAAGAATCGATACAAGCTTTTGGTTTATGATTGCGAGAAATTCTAGACATGGTCATGAAACAATCACAAGAATCGATACAAGCTTTTGGTTTATGATTGCGAGAAATTCTAGACATGGTCATGAAAGTTATGCACAATGACAAATCTAAAgtgtatctttttttcttttttttttgattatcaaaaagtgtctttttttttttttttttttttgtgtagcaaaaaaaaaatgaatgtaattttttgtgtAGCAAAAAAATAGTGAATCTAATTTTTGTGCAAAAAGTTCTGACAAATAAGGATGGTCACCAACCAAGAAACCATTTATAATAGCTCCCAAACATccctatttaataaataaataaaaacggATGGTCTTCAATGCCCCACACCTCCATAattatgataaagaagaaatgAAACCCCACTCAATGCTCATTACACTTTCAAAAATATGTAGCAAGTaaatcaattttgaaagaaTGCTGGTGgaagaaaggaattttttttatatcatcaTTTGTGTTAATAAGCAAAGAGAAAAGGAcatataaacaaaagaaaaggacatATAAACAAACTTACTTGGGAGGGACTTACCTTTTGAATCCAAATCCAATGAAGGGAGATGCCAACAAATGAAAAGATGAAAATAGTGATGGAGGTCCATCTCTTCCTGGCAGGCACTGAGAAATGACCACACAATGGAGCTCCTAGTGACCAAAACAAGAAAACTGAATGAAAATAAGTTCCCATACCATATACATTAACAACCACCTCAAATTTTATCTTCTAGATTTAAAAAGGGTGATAATGGTTTATTAAGAATCACTTCTTTGTCCAAATTCATCGTCTTCTTTTTTTGCTCAATTTTGTGCCCAATAGACTTTCTAataagaaaaatgcaaaaagaacTATAAGTTTTGCtatataaaacttataaactaatatgataatatatataaagttgTTTATTTAATGTGACGATAAATGTAAAGCTGTCCATTTGGCTTGAACTTTTTATCATTGATTACAAAAAAGATTCTTATTTTGCCTCTTGTGATTAAAAGCTTTGATTGTTTATACTTTTTAAGCTTAAAGACATCTCGTGCTCTAGCAAAACAATTGAGTAATCTAATATAATATCTATAATCTACCATCTAAttatctataatctataatacATTTCCTTATATAAAATCGAAAACATTTGACTTTtgattgatttgataataatttgCCACATAAATCTTTGCACATCatatttcattcaaaatttaaatccttCATTAGAAACTTTGCacatcatattttattttgatggtAATTATATTATTCAGTATATAGTTATAAGAAATTCCTAATTGTAGAGTATTTAATTCCATATTCAACCACAATTATATAAATCCTAAataataactatcataattatcaaattttttatatttagacaaaaaaaaattatattatattaaacatTTCTTGTGCATTGCACTGATTATAGACtagtatatattataaaagttggaACTCAAAACTAATGGTTGCACAAAATAATGACAAGTGTCCATTTGTAATTACATATaacaatgaacaaaattttGCTCCAAACCTTACGCTAAAACCACTAATGGAAAGATAACATTTGTCATTATCATGTACACTACACATGACTCACTTAACCTAGCCAATCATGTGAGTCATGTACATTGCACAtgacatagtacatgttattttcacactatttgttgGAGGCTCGGAATGGGGCCAAACCTTATACTATAACAATAACACATGCCATCTTTTGTAAAAGTAAAGATGCATACAAGAGTAAGATTAAAATGACTCCTCTAACCTTCATTAATTCCTTTTAGTCATTATCCATTAATTACCCTTAAaaaatacttacaaaatttaatattgtgGTCATAAACTCCTAAATAAATATGCATTTAAATGTCCactaccataattttttttactattcatttgGGTTACTACTTTAGAGTAATTTTAACAGTTTAACCATATTTAACTAGCTTGTaactccatgcatatgcatggatacacttaaaaatataaaataagatgtataatataattcctatgtatataattgaaatactattgatagtcatttctatattttgttaactctttaaaaaaatttgtaaggatattattaggtataaaatgtaaattgtctattttttttttttattattgtgaaatacttttttttttacaattcatttattctagtctctttggtttttatatttaataactcacttggatgaatatttatgatgtggtcccacatttgattctaaaattaagaaataaaactctttgaGAATAAATCATTTAGGACACATGGTgtaaaattggaactctaatttggaattctaatttgaat
This genomic window contains:
- the LOC126696945 gene encoding uncharacterized protein LOC126696945 produces the protein MSYGKRWASITIFIFVFVISFVYWIDKSALTGNYFFRTFATTISPKKSSVQVEFPFKFNCSNLNLTCPTNYPVTIEKEGSSPVACPEYMRWIHEDLRPWKSAGITRDMVESGRVYANFRLVIVKGKAYVEKYKGSYQTRDVFTIWGILQLLRLYPGKVPDLELMFWCGDETVIKKRDHQGPKATSVPPVFHYCNDDETLDIVFPDWSFWGWPEIDIKPWRTTLEALKEGNKRIEWKDRKPYAFWKGNPYMSRTRMELMKCRISDKHDWNVHLYIQDWGKESKQGFKNSKLEDQCTHRYKIYIEGSTWSVSEKYILACNSMTLLLMPQYHEFFTRSLVPMQHYWPIKVTDNICRDLKLAVEWGNNHTDKAQAIGEAASKFIQENLKMDFIYDYMFHLLSEYSKLLKFEPTIPLGALEVCSETMACLEGNKFWRIKNFMVESMVKSPRDTLPCTMPPP